The Rhabdothermincola salaria genome segment GAGAGCACGTCGCTGAGGGGGACCTGACGCGACTCGAGGACCATCCCCATCATGAACACGACCTTGCCCCGCTGAGGGGCGTGGACCACGGCACCGCCCACGTTGCCGCGCTGCACCGTGATGAGCCCCTCGGTCTCGAGGATGCGCAGCGCTTCGCGGATGGGCGGGAGGCTGACCCCGAACTCCTCGAGCAACTCGTCCTGCTTGGGCAGGAGCGACCCGTCGGCCAGCTCCCCCGAGAGGATCCGCGACCGCAGGGTGCTGGCCACCATCTCGGCCAGGCGAGGTTGACGCAGTTGGTGGCGAGCGCTCACCGGACCGTTCCCTCGTGCCACGTCACACACCTTCTCTCATCGTCCGCCTGCCCGAGCAAGGTACTGCTCGGTGCCGGGGCACCCGATCCGCTGGTGCGCTGATCGGCCGCCGGGCCCCGCTCTTCCATCTAAGATTGCCATGATGGAACCCTCGGTGTTCGTCATCAGCATCACGCCCTTCGACGCCGAGGGCCGCCTCGACGAGACGGCCCTGCGGGCCCACCTCGACCGCATGGCCGATGCCGGCGTCGGTGTCTACCTGGGCGGGGGCGGCAGCGGCGAGGGCTTCACCCTGACCCCGGAGGAGGCCCGCCGCGTCCTCGAGATCGGCGTGGACCAGATCGGGGGACGGGTGCCGGTGCGGGCGATGGGCATCGAGCCCCGCACCGCGGAGCAGATGATCGACTACCTCGACGTCGCCGCCGGGGCCGGGGTGGACGCCGCCCAGATCTACTCGCTCGATCCCGGCCATGGCCACCGCCCGAGTCCCGAGGAGGTCGAGACCTACCTGCGCACCGTGCTCGAGGCCACCACGCTCCCCTGCGTGGTGTCGAGCCACCAGTCCGTGGGCTACAAGGTGCGCCCCCGGCTCCTGGGCGAGCTGGCCGACGAGCACGAGCACCTCGTCGGCGTGAACTGCAGCCACGGCGACGTCGGCGCCCTGGTGGCCCTGTGCGACACGGTCGGTGGCCGGCTCAGCATCCATGTCGGTGGGCCCATGCAGGGACTCACCGCGCTGTCGCTCGGCGCCCAGGGCTACCTGAGCTCCGAGGCCAACCTGGCGCCACGGCTGTGCGCCACGGTCATCGACGCCCACCGGCGCGGCGACCTGGCCGCCGCCTTCGATGCCTTCGGCCAGGTGGTTCGCCTGTCGGGGCTGCTGTACGGCCACGGCGGCATCCGGGCCACCAAGGCGGTGCTCGATCGGTTGGGCCTCCCGGGCGGCACGGTGCGCCTGCCCCAGCTCACCGTGTCCGACGAGGTGGTCGACGCCATCGTCGAGCACCTCGACGCGGCCGGCATCCCGGCGATCGAGGGCTGGGTGGGCTGACCTGCCGCCGAGGTCCACGCTCAGGGCCTCACGGGTCGGCCAGAGCCGTGCGGGCCAGGGCCTCCACCACCCGGGCGTACTGCTGGCCACCGGTGATGTCGGTGTCGGGCAGGTCGCCGCTCACCACGCGACGGGGGAAGCTCACCTTGATGGCGCTGATGGCCTCGACCGGATGCACCTCGACGACCGACGGGTCCTGGTCGTAGGCCGCCGCCCAGAAGGCGACGTCGAGCAGGCCGGCGTCGACCGCTCGGGCGTAGGCCTCGGCGTCGTGGCAGAACAGGTCGGTCGTCAACATGAACGGGCCGGCGTCCTTGCTGCGGATGAGGCGGAAGTGGCGCGTCAGGTTGGGGGCGCGCGCCACGATGTCGTCCCACCCGAGCTCGGCCCGGTGCGGCGCGCCGCTCACGCCGCCCCCACCCGGTGCGTCTCGAGTCGGAACAACCCGGTGATCTCGTCGTCGCCGAGCACGGCCGCGTGGTTGAGGGTGAAGCGGTACACGGGCCCACGGTCGACGACCGGCGCGCTGTAGGGGTGGGCGAAGGAGGTGACGGAGCCGCCGCTCCAGCCCTGGATGGGCCAGTGCAGGGCCACGTGGTACGCCGCTCGGGCCATGGCCGAGGCTGCGTCCTGCGTCTGGCCCACGACATCGACCACCAGCACCGCCTCGCGCGGCACCGCGCCGTGCTGGGCGGTGGTGGCCCCGGCACCGTAGGTGCGCACCGCCACCTCGAACGAACCCGCCCCCACCTCGCCGAGGCGGACCCGGAGACGGTCCTCGACCGACGCGCACCAGGCGTCGAGCTGGCCGAGCAGCAGCGGATCGCTGATGGAGCCCCAGAACGACGACAAGAAGCCGAGCGGTG includes the following:
- a CDS encoding dihydrodipicolinate synthase family protein; the encoded protein is MEPSVFVISITPFDAEGRLDETALRAHLDRMADAGVGVYLGGGGSGEGFTLTPEEARRVLEIGVDQIGGRVPVRAMGIEPRTAEQMIDYLDVAAGAGVDAAQIYSLDPGHGHRPSPEEVETYLRTVLEATTLPCVVSSHQSVGYKVRPRLLGELADEHEHLVGVNCSHGDVGALVALCDTVGGRLSIHVGGPMQGLTALSLGAQGYLSSEANLAPRLCATVIDAHRRGDLAAAFDAFGQVVRLSGLLYGHGGIRATKAVLDRLGLPGGTVRLPQLTVSDEVVDAIVEHLDAAGIPAIEGWVG
- a CDS encoding DUF4387 family protein; this translates as MSGAPHRAELGWDDIVARAPNLTRHFRLIRSKDAGPFMLTTDLFCHDAEAYARAVDAGLLDVAFWAAAYDQDPSVVEVHPVEAISAIKVSFPRRVVSGDLPDTDITGGQQYARVVEALARTALADP